In the genome of Croceimicrobium hydrocarbonivorans, one region contains:
- a CDS encoding O-antigen ligase family protein, with product MMSKRNILSFIPAFLIILLPPSLVLMQDDSALDSVLHPRMFLLGIFLLLIIGLSYPKANWLKAFKSFPALFFLGFLLIESLSWLGHGAGAEAAVPLIKDVGFFLLFITVSSLDGDARKRSFLAWSTLISLLLVIGITVYENIVPNWTNTLQEFPFTELRGPMAHHNLLASSLLLLLPFSLLAKSQEGRNPWPARILGMIVAIATLALIYFTRSRSALLGAMAGAAVISLTYIFRKWIPKFSYAKTSLGILLLILLVPIFLVQYKVVLAKTGEGKALQSRMIETSGTEKSFTTGERLQMWDYSLAMIQDQGLLGVGPAKWRIEFPMYGSEVYRARQGIVQFQRPHNDYLWIWAETGPFGLLFYLAFVMALIQQAFRQMRIGNSNWSPYLLLAVLIGFLVVSVFSFPRERIFHQSLFMMAAGLLNSAGLSSEARRQSKLWQVLLFSILMLMATLFTYTGYERWQGEKINRKMIVAHGQANWSALIQLKEETVPLYFYQISPVGMPMEFYSGLAYLNQQNFAKALQEYSIARQLHSNNLQVINNLANTFALMGEADSALVYYRRATEISPYYKEGILNLASAYFNKAQSAQAYAVLREKAAEFDEDRGMYETYVLTIIRKWATEEGKELSALDDKDLIRLHYILAYDLRQEPALEYFASQSVSH from the coding sequence ATGATGAGCAAACGCAATATTCTTTCATTTATCCCTGCTTTCCTCATTATCCTCTTGCCCCCGAGCTTGGTTTTAATGCAGGATGATTCAGCATTGGACTCGGTGCTGCATCCGCGCATGTTTTTACTAGGTATATTCCTCTTATTAATTATCGGCCTCAGCTATCCCAAAGCAAATTGGCTAAAGGCCTTCAAGTCTTTTCCAGCGCTTTTCTTCCTGGGATTTTTATTGATTGAAAGCCTTTCCTGGCTGGGCCATGGCGCCGGAGCTGAAGCTGCAGTACCTTTGATTAAGGATGTAGGATTTTTCCTACTGTTTATTACCGTTTCAAGCTTGGATGGGGATGCCCGCAAAAGAAGCTTTTTGGCTTGGTCGACCCTAATTTCATTGCTCTTAGTAATTGGAATTACGGTATATGAAAACATAGTTCCAAATTGGACTAATACACTCCAAGAATTCCCCTTCACCGAACTACGGGGACCAATGGCGCATCATAATTTATTGGCTTCGTCCTTATTACTCTTACTTCCCTTTAGTTTACTGGCTAAAAGCCAAGAAGGCCGAAATCCTTGGCCCGCGCGAATTCTCGGGATGATAGTGGCCATCGCTACCTTGGCATTAATTTATTTTACACGCTCACGATCAGCATTATTAGGGGCTATGGCCGGAGCGGCTGTAATTAGCCTGACTTATATCTTTCGAAAGTGGATTCCAAAATTTAGCTATGCCAAGACTAGCCTGGGAATTTTGCTCTTGATTCTCCTGGTTCCCATTTTCCTGGTACAATACAAGGTAGTGTTAGCTAAAACAGGGGAGGGTAAGGCGCTTCAAAGTCGAATGATTGAGACTAGTGGTACTGAGAAGAGTTTTACGACGGGCGAGCGCCTGCAAATGTGGGATTATAGCTTGGCCATGATTCAAGATCAAGGTTTATTAGGAGTAGGGCCCGCTAAGTGGCGTATAGAATTTCCCATGTATGGATCTGAGGTTTATCGTGCCCGACAAGGCATCGTACAATTCCAAAGACCTCATAATGACTATCTCTGGATTTGGGCCGAAACCGGACCCTTTGGCCTTCTATTTTATCTGGCATTTGTAATGGCCTTAATTCAGCAAGCCTTTCGGCAGATGCGTATTGGCAATTCCAATTGGAGTCCTTATCTTTTATTAGCAGTTCTTATTGGTTTTTTGGTGGTATCCGTTTTTAGCTTCCCCCGCGAGCGCATTTTTCATCAATCCTTATTTATGATGGCCGCGGGTCTTTTAAATTCAGCTGGATTGAGTTCTGAAGCTCGAAGGCAAAGCAAACTTTGGCAAGTCTTGCTCTTTTCAATCTTAATGCTAATGGCGACTCTTTTCACTTATACCGGCTATGAGCGCTGGCAAGGAGAGAAGATAAACCGGAAGATGATTGTGGCCCATGGTCAGGCTAACTGGTCTGCATTAATTCAATTAAAGGAAGAAACCGTTCCCTTATATTTTTACCAGATTAGTCCGGTTGGAATGCCCATGGAATTCTACAGTGGACTGGCTTATCTTAATCAGCAGAACTTTGCCAAAGCCCTCCAAGAATATAGTATTGCACGACAGCTGCATTCCAATAATTTGCAGGTGATTAATAACCTGGCTAATACCTTTGCTCTAATGGGAGAGGCGGATAGCGCCTTGGTTTATTATCGTAGAGCGACCGAGATTTCCCCTTATTATAAGGAGGGCATTTTAAATCTGGCCTCCGCTTATTTTAATAAGGCTCAGTCGGCGCAAGCCTATGCCGTCCTGCGAGAAAAGGCAGCCGAATTTGATGAAGATCGAGGGATGTATGAAACTTATGTACTTACCATCATCAGAAAGTGGGCGACAGAAGAAGGAAAGGAGCTTAGTGCCTTGGACGATAAGGACTTGATTCGATTGCATTATATTCTGGCTTATGACCTAAGACAAGAGCCGGCTTTGGAATATTTCGCCAGCCAATCAGTAAGTCATTAA
- a CDS encoding M1 family aminopeptidase, which produces MRKLWYIVFLMGPFLLQAQYNCMDSKQAVQALSTPNINNNAKSDTFDILDYELFLDLYGIAQQEFKAEARIRVTPRIVNVSRLNLDLWKLQVDSVKFPGVSGTYSYNDSLLQIDFSNALNLGDTTSVWIYYSGYPQGDPLNWGGFHAAQGYYYNLGVGFGSNPHTYGRAWFPCYDNFVEKSTYSLNLLSKAPMRPLLSGDQITRNSQGDSILSSARLDKAIPTYLISFALANYQFLSDTVAGANGTLDILLAAKAADTSNLKASFVNLKPTLHAYEHYFGPYQWPRVGYAATTVGAMEHATSISYPINLINGNLNGEDIMAHELAHHWFGNLITCETADDMWINEGMAEFSSHLYTEQVYGRKEYLDIVRENAWNVLLNAASRDGNMHRSLYGMPHEFVYGYHVYQKGAMVGHNMRHYLGDSVFFNSLQQLFNDHAYGNLNSVEFRDEMIRISGNTDLQDFWQDWVFEAGYPQFSVEDWSYQDLTQRVDLSLKQRTYAAPNYFNQVPVDITFFKADGTHFTQRLIHSGKESQHSGILIPFKPIAVLASYSGSLLTATGRDHLHFDQAGSQTASYGGMTVSTENFVDTGSVVVMQHLVAAEKDSANPFDFRLGQKHYFTVQNLYFQQSTLKGELRFDGSTRGLDQDLLQNGNDSLVVLYRPKGAQQWNLYPHQQKQASSPNSRIGSIILNPLMSGDYVLANSDESLALEVISTENKNIRLFPNPVQDSLTLVSESGPIDWQIELITPAGRTRIQEKYEHLAELKIKMERFPAGNYILKVNGQEFKVVKI; this is translated from the coding sequence ATGCGAAAGCTTTGGTATATCGTTTTTCTCATGGGTCCTTTTTTATTGCAGGCCCAGTACAATTGTATGGACAGCAAGCAAGCCGTTCAGGCTCTTTCTACTCCCAATATCAATAACAATGCGAAGAGCGACACCTTTGACATTCTGGATTATGAGCTCTTTTTGGACCTTTATGGTATTGCCCAGCAAGAATTTAAAGCCGAAGCCCGAATTCGAGTTACACCTCGAATTGTCAATGTTAGTCGACTTAATCTCGACCTCTGGAAGCTTCAGGTTGATTCCGTAAAATTCCCCGGTGTTTCCGGTACTTACAGCTATAATGATTCACTTCTACAAATCGATTTCAGCAATGCTTTAAATCTGGGAGATACTACTTCGGTATGGATTTACTACAGTGGCTATCCTCAAGGCGACCCTTTAAATTGGGGGGGCTTTCATGCCGCCCAGGGTTATTATTACAATTTAGGAGTAGGCTTCGGATCCAATCCCCATACCTATGGCCGAGCCTGGTTCCCCTGCTATGATAACTTCGTAGAGAAATCTACCTACAGCTTGAACCTTTTAAGCAAGGCCCCTATGCGCCCTTTATTAAGCGGCGATCAAATCACTCGCAATTCACAAGGAGACAGCATTCTAAGCTCCGCTCGCTTAGACAAAGCTATTCCTACTTACCTCATCAGTTTTGCCCTGGCCAATTATCAATTCTTAAGCGATACGGTAGCTGGAGCCAATGGAACTTTAGACATTCTATTAGCCGCTAAGGCAGCAGACACTAGCAATCTGAAAGCCTCCTTTGTAAACTTAAAGCCTACCCTCCACGCCTACGAACACTATTTCGGTCCCTACCAATGGCCACGAGTGGGTTATGCTGCTACTACCGTTGGCGCCATGGAGCATGCCACCAGCATTTCCTATCCCATCAATTTGATCAATGGAAACCTTAACGGAGAGGATATCATGGCCCATGAATTAGCGCATCATTGGTTTGGAAACCTCATTACTTGCGAAACAGCCGATGACATGTGGATCAACGAAGGCATGGCGGAGTTCAGTTCCCATCTTTATACCGAGCAGGTCTATGGTCGTAAGGAATACCTAGACATCGTGCGCGAAAACGCCTGGAATGTACTTCTAAATGCCGCTAGCCGTGATGGTAATATGCACCGCTCTCTTTATGGAATGCCCCATGAGTTTGTGTATGGATATCACGTCTATCAAAAAGGTGCCATGGTAGGTCATAATATGCGCCATTATTTGGGCGACAGTGTATTTTTCAATTCCCTGCAACAGCTCTTTAATGATCACGCCTATGGCAATTTAAACAGTGTAGAATTTCGGGATGAAATGATCCGTATTAGCGGAAATACTGACTTGCAAGACTTTTGGCAAGATTGGGTATTCGAAGCGGGCTATCCGCAGTTTAGTGTAGAGGATTGGTCCTATCAGGATTTAACGCAGAGGGTAGACCTCAGCTTAAAGCAAAGAACCTATGCTGCACCTAATTACTTCAATCAGGTGCCAGTAGATATCACCTTCTTTAAAGCGGATGGCACTCATTTTACCCAAAGGCTAATCCATTCTGGTAAAGAGAGTCAGCATAGCGGAATTCTTATCCCCTTCAAACCGATTGCCGTGCTGGCTTCCTACAGCGGATCTTTATTAACGGCCACAGGTAGAGATCACTTACATTTTGATCAGGCGGGCAGCCAAACGGCCAGCTATGGTGGGATGACGGTAAGCACCGAGAATTTTGTAGATACCGGTTCTGTAGTGGTGATGCAGCATTTGGTGGCAGCTGAAAAAGATTCTGCTAATCCCTTTGATTTCCGCTTGGGACAAAAGCATTATTTCACGGTTCAGAATCTCTATTTCCAACAAAGTACCCTTAAAGGAGAATTGCGATTTGATGGCAGTACCCGAGGTCTGGATCAGGATTTATTGCAAAATGGAAACGATAGCTTGGTGGTCCTTTATCGCCCGAAAGGAGCCCAACAATGGAACTTATACCCTCATCAGCAAAAGCAAGCCAGTAGCCCTAATTCACGCATTGGAAGCATTATCTTAAATCCTTTGATGAGCGGTGATTATGTTTTGGCCAATAGTGATGAAAGCCTGGCCTTGGAGGTGATAAGCACCGAAAACAAGAATATTCGCTTGTTCCCCAATCCTGTTCAAGACAGTTTAACCTTAGTATCTGAAAGCGGTCCTATTGACTGGCAAATTGAATTGATTACTCCGGCTGGTAGAACCCGTATTCAGGAGAAGTATGAGCATTTAGCCGAATTAAAAATCAAAATGGAGCGTTTTCCTGCTGGCAATTACATTCTTAAGGTAAATGGACAGGAGTTTAAAGTCGTGAAGATTTAA
- a CDS encoding glycosyl hydrolase 53 family protein — translation MRNLKWMIPISTKHKAFLWGGFFYFLLASLILSGCRKNEGQGTAKVPESNTKDFYRAADLSSWPEISAANLSFFKADGEEDEFLDILQDAGINTVRLRLWVDPAGPHSSFSEVDSFAEVLHNRGLKVWLSVHCTDHWADPSNQEIPARWSNLSFAELQDSLYQYFARISAQIQPEIIQIGNEINPGLLMPFGSRWEQLPQFRSLIDTASSAIRRHSPDSEIMLHCAGPTVAPVYFLDLKDLDFDLIGISYYPIWHGKSFFDLTNVFNNLDANLKQGIMIAETAYPFTLDWNDWTNNIVGLPELLIDTIPASPAGQKQFLAEIRAQIEAQDRGRGFCYWGGELIAWKGPQGENASPWENQALFDFNRKALPVLEVFAP, via the coding sequence ATGAGGAATCTGAAATGGATGATTCCGATATCGACTAAACATAAAGCCTTCCTTTGGGGAGGCTTTTTTTATTTCCTTCTTGCAAGCCTCATTCTAAGTGGCTGCCGAAAAAATGAAGGACAAGGAACAGCAAAAGTTCCCGAATCCAATACCAAGGACTTTTATCGCGCCGCGGATCTTTCATCCTGGCCCGAAATTAGTGCGGCTAATCTTAGTTTCTTTAAAGCCGATGGCGAAGAGGATGAATTCTTGGATATCCTTCAAGATGCCGGAATAAACACAGTCCGATTACGACTATGGGTAGATCCGGCGGGACCTCATTCCAGCTTTTCCGAAGTCGATAGTTTTGCCGAGGTACTGCATAATCGTGGTCTTAAAGTTTGGCTTAGTGTGCATTGCACTGACCACTGGGCGGATCCTTCCAATCAAGAGATTCCGGCTCGCTGGTCCAATTTAAGCTTCGCCGAACTTCAAGATAGCCTCTACCAGTATTTTGCTCGAATCAGTGCTCAAATTCAGCCGGAAATTATTCAAATCGGGAATGAAATCAACCCAGGCCTGCTCATGCCCTTTGGCTCACGATGGGAGCAATTACCTCAGTTTCGCTCCTTAATCGACACGGCCTCATCTGCCATTCGAAGGCATAGCCCGGATAGTGAAATTATGCTCCATTGCGCTGGTCCAACTGTAGCTCCAGTTTATTTCTTGGATTTAAAGGATTTAGACTTCGATCTAATCGGGATTTCCTATTACCCCATCTGGCATGGGAAATCCTTTTTTGACCTCACTAATGTTTTCAATAATCTGGATGCCAACTTAAAGCAAGGAATTATGATTGCTGAAACGGCCTACCCTTTTACTTTGGATTGGAATGATTGGACCAATAATATTGTAGGACTACCAGAACTATTAATTGATACCATCCCTGCCAGTCCAGCTGGTCAAAAACAGTTTCTAGCCGAAATTCGTGCTCAAATCGAAGCTCAGGACAGAGGTCGTGGCTTTTGTTATTGGGGAGGTGAACTCATTGCCTGGAAAGGCCCGCAAGGTGAAAATGCCTCTCCCTGGGAAAATCAAGCTCTCTTCGATTTTAACCGCAAAGCCTTACCCGTATTGGAAGTTTTCGCTCCCTAA
- a CDS encoding HD family phosphohydrolase — MRKLLLIIQNYQTQISTALLFLGAMIIVVYLSPREAKFKYEFQKAKPWQHENLLAPFDFAIQKSETEIAKEKRDLSEQKTLFLKFKEEAEALALSKYEGEFEPAWEQALKAGRFSFILEEGDTSFWHDNMLEAGKSTLITVFKKGVLQPLEDEPLAQSYGEVLLLRGQVTEQVEWAQFYSINEADHAVRERLKDRYPAAVSSFLAARVASSLRYNIVFDKETTEKYLENQLNNILATRGMVEEGELIIAKGNLVDQDRFNKLKSLQEVYEGSLSGDDSYFGLLSGQILLAGILFFALFAYLRQFERLVLEDISRLTFILLNILIMVLAAYFIGRFQEEYIFLVPFAILPMVMRSFFDIRLALFVHTVTILIIGFQVPNSFQFVFLQFIAGVFSVLLVNNLYKRRDLFITAGKITGVYAISYFSLAILQEGSIWEINYRVFSFFMVNGLLTLVSFPLIYFQERLFGLVSEISLLELSDTNNPLLRELAETAPGTFQHVLQVANLTENACLAIGGNALLARTGALYHDIGKMQSPMYFIENQSTGINPHDELSFEESAEIIIGHVSAGITMAKQHRLPDILIDFIRTHHGTSTVMYFYRQYIKDFPSDEKALDKFTYPGPKPFSKETAVLMMADTVEAASRSISNPDHDKIDQLVERLIDSQIQSGQFENAPITLREIRTVKKIFKKMLMNIYHVRIKYPD; from the coding sequence ATGCGAAAGCTCCTACTGATCATTCAGAACTATCAAACCCAGATTTCTACTGCCTTACTTTTTCTGGGAGCGATGATTATTGTGGTTTACCTCAGTCCACGCGAAGCCAAATTTAAATACGAATTTCAGAAGGCTAAGCCTTGGCAGCATGAGAATTTACTGGCTCCTTTCGATTTTGCCATACAGAAGAGTGAAACCGAAATTGCCAAGGAGAAAAGGGATTTATCCGAGCAAAAAACCCTCTTCTTAAAATTTAAGGAAGAGGCGGAAGCTTTAGCCCTTTCCAAATATGAAGGGGAGTTTGAACCGGCCTGGGAACAGGCTTTAAAAGCCGGTCGTTTTAGTTTTATTTTAGAGGAAGGCGATACCAGTTTTTGGCATGATAATATGCTGGAAGCGGGCAAGAGCACTTTAATTACGGTATTTAAAAAAGGGGTGCTTCAACCTTTGGAAGATGAGCCCTTAGCCCAATCTTATGGAGAGGTTCTGCTTTTAAGAGGGCAGGTTACCGAGCAGGTAGAATGGGCACAGTTTTACAGTATCAATGAAGCGGATCATGCGGTTCGAGAGCGATTGAAAGATCGCTATCCTGCCGCAGTAAGCAGTTTCCTTGCGGCCCGAGTGGCCTCCAGCTTGCGCTATAATATTGTTTTTGATAAGGAGACCACCGAGAAATATTTAGAGAACCAATTAAATAATATCCTCGCTACCCGTGGCATGGTAGAAGAGGGGGAATTGATTATTGCCAAGGGTAACCTAGTGGATCAAGATCGCTTTAACAAGCTGAAATCCCTGCAAGAAGTGTATGAGGGTAGCCTCAGTGGCGATGATTCTTATTTCGGATTGCTATCCGGGCAAATCCTATTGGCGGGCATTCTGTTTTTTGCCCTCTTCGCTTATTTACGTCAATTTGAGCGTTTGGTGCTGGAAGATATTTCGCGCCTCACTTTTATTTTGCTCAATATCTTGATCATGGTCTTAGCGGCCTACTTCATTGGTCGCTTTCAGGAAGAGTATATTTTTCTAGTGCCTTTTGCCATTTTACCGATGGTAATGCGCTCCTTCTTCGATATCCGTTTGGCTCTCTTTGTACATACGGTTACCATCCTGATTATTGGATTTCAGGTACCCAATAGTTTTCAATTTGTATTCCTGCAATTCATTGCCGGGGTTTTTTCGGTACTACTGGTTAACAACTTGTATAAGCGGCGAGATCTCTTTATTACCGCTGGTAAGATTACCGGGGTTTATGCCATTTCCTATTTCAGTTTGGCCATTTTACAGGAGGGATCAATTTGGGAAATTAATTATCGGGTTTTCAGCTTTTTTATGGTGAATGGCTTGCTTACCCTGGTTTCCTTCCCTTTAATTTATTTTCAGGAACGCCTCTTTGGTTTGGTCTCTGAGATTTCATTACTGGAGCTAAGCGATACCAATAATCCTCTTTTACGCGAATTGGCAGAAACCGCGCCCGGAACCTTTCAGCATGTTTTGCAAGTAGCGAATCTTACCGAGAATGCCTGTTTGGCGATTGGTGGTAATGCCCTTTTAGCGCGTACCGGAGCATTATACCATGATATTGGTAAAATGCAAAGCCCCATGTATTTTATTGAGAATCAAAGTACTGGGATCAATCCTCATGATGAATTGAGTTTTGAGGAAAGTGCAGAGATTATCATCGGGCATGTTTCGGCAGGGATTACCATGGCCAAGCAACATCGTTTACCCGACATTTTAATCGACTTTATCCGCACCCATCACGGCACTTCAACAGTGATGTATTTCTATCGCCAGTACATTAAAGACTTTCCTTCTGATGAAAAGGCCCTGGATAAATTCACTTATCCCGGACCAAAGCCCTTTAGCAAGGAAACCGCGGTATTGATGATGGCTGATACCGTAGAAGCTGCTTCGCGCAGTATCAGCAATCCGGATCATGATAAGATTGATCAATTGGTGGAGCGCTTGATCGACAGTCAAATTCAAAGCGGGCAATTCGAAAATGCCCCTATTACCTTGCGGGAGATTCGTACGGTGAAAAAGATATTCAAGAAAATGCTCATGAATATCTATCATGTGCGTATCAAGTATCCTGATTAG
- a CDS encoding acetyl-CoA C-acyltransferase, whose protein sequence is MKEVVIVSAVRTPIGGFMGSLSSLSATQLGSIAIKGALDKINLNASEVQEVLMGNVLQANVGQAPARQAALGAGISNEVPCTTINKVCSSGMKAIMMAAQSIKAGDADVIVAGGMESMSNVPHYLEGRNGVKLGDIKAKDGLLRDGLIDVYNQTHMGNCAELCAKDMNFSREQQDEFALESYRRSAASWENGKFAEEVIPVSVPQRKGDPIIVDRDEDVFKVNHAKVPTLRPVFDKEGTVTAANASNLNDGAAALVIMSAEKAASLGLTPIAKINAYADAAHEPEWFTTAPAKALPKALAKAGIDKDQVDAFELNEAFSVVGLANIQLLDIDAAKTNVNGGAVSMGHPLGASGARIIVSLISVLKQNQGKYGAAGICNGGGGASAMVIENMA, encoded by the coding sequence ATGAAAGAAGTAGTAATCGTATCCGCGGTTCGTACCCCCATTGGTGGATTTATGGGCAGTCTCTCTTCCCTTTCTGCTACCCAATTGGGCTCCATCGCCATTAAAGGTGCTTTGGACAAAATTAATCTTAATGCCTCCGAAGTTCAGGAAGTATTAATGGGTAATGTTTTGCAAGCCAATGTTGGTCAGGCTCCTGCTCGTCAGGCGGCTTTAGGTGCGGGAATTTCCAATGAGGTTCCTTGTACTACCATTAACAAAGTTTGCTCCTCAGGCATGAAGGCCATTATGATGGCCGCTCAATCCATTAAAGCTGGTGATGCCGATGTTATCGTTGCCGGTGGTATGGAAAGCATGAGCAATGTTCCACATTACCTCGAAGGTCGTAATGGTGTGAAATTAGGCGATATTAAAGCTAAAGACGGCCTATTACGTGATGGTTTGATCGATGTTTACAATCAAACACACATGGGTAACTGCGCTGAGCTTTGTGCTAAAGACATGAACTTTAGCCGTGAGCAGCAAGATGAATTTGCATTGGAAAGCTACCGTCGTAGTGCCGCTTCTTGGGAAAACGGAAAATTTGCGGAGGAAGTAATTCCGGTTTCTGTTCCTCAACGTAAGGGCGATCCCATTATCGTGGACAGAGACGAGGACGTATTCAAAGTAAATCACGCCAAGGTTCCTACCCTACGTCCGGTATTCGACAAAGAAGGTACCGTAACTGCTGCTAATGCCTCTAACTTAAATGATGGCGCTGCCGCATTAGTAATTATGTCGGCCGAAAAAGCAGCAAGCTTAGGCTTAACACCGATCGCTAAGATCAATGCTTATGCGGATGCAGCTCATGAACCAGAATGGTTTACTACTGCTCCAGCAAAGGCCTTACCTAAAGCTTTGGCTAAAGCCGGAATCGATAAAGATCAGGTAGATGCCTTCGAATTAAACGAAGCCTTCTCAGTAGTAGGCTTGGCTAATATTCAGTTATTGGATATTGATGCGGCTAAAACCAATGTAAACGGTGGTGCCGTTTCTATGGGTCACCCACTGGGAGCTTCCGGAGCTCGTATCATTGTTAGCTTGATCAGCGTATTGAAGCAAAACCAAGGTAAATACGGTGCTGCCGGTATTTGCAATGGTGGTGGTGGTGCTTCTGCAATGGTAATCGAAAACATGGCCTAA
- a CDS encoding C40 family peptidase — MVKGISKLSAIPMRSDPSDASEMVNQLIFGETYDVLEQRKKWIRIRLHHDRYEGWIDRKQASFMDDAQAEAQKKTPIFIASDLIELVSRKDGGSFFPIFLGSYLPGLDAEHNFTLADEVFHYNGPTLSKKQSREQLIETAFLYLNAPYLWGGRTPAGIDCSGFTQMVYRLAGHSIPRDAWQQAELGETLSFIEESEPGDLAFFDNNEGRIVHVGIILQDNYILHASGKVRLDRLDQSGIFNAEERGHTHKLRVIKKIIK; from the coding sequence ATGGTTAAAGGCATTTCCAAGCTTAGCGCTATCCCCATGCGATCTGATCCCTCCGATGCTTCGGAGATGGTGAATCAATTGATCTTTGGAGAAACCTACGATGTTCTGGAACAGCGTAAAAAGTGGATTCGCATTCGTTTGCACCACGATCGCTATGAAGGCTGGATCGATAGGAAGCAAGCGAGCTTTATGGATGATGCTCAGGCCGAAGCGCAAAAGAAGACGCCCATCTTTATTGCCTCCGACCTAATAGAATTAGTATCCCGAAAAGATGGGGGGAGCTTCTTCCCCATCTTTTTGGGTTCTTATTTGCCCGGTCTTGATGCCGAGCATAATTTCACTTTGGCCGATGAAGTTTTTCATTACAATGGGCCAACCCTTTCTAAAAAACAGAGCCGCGAACAACTCATTGAAACGGCTTTCCTTTACCTCAATGCCCCCTATCTATGGGGTGGCAGAACCCCAGCTGGAATCGACTGTTCAGGTTTTACCCAAATGGTATATCGATTGGCAGGACATTCCATTCCTCGCGATGCCTGGCAGCAAGCCGAACTGGGTGAAACCCTAAGTTTCATTGAAGAATCAGAACCCGGTGACCTGGCCTTCTTCGATAATAATGAAGGCCGAATTGTGCATGTGGGCATCATCCTTCAGGATAATTATATCCTCCATGCCAGTGGCAAAGTTCGCCTCGATCGCCTCGATCAAAGTGGCATCTTCAATGCCGAGGAACGTGGACATACCCATAAGCTGCGGGTGATTAAGAAAATTATTAAGTAG